A section of the Streptococcus oriscaviae genome encodes:
- the aroD gene encoding type I 3-dehydroquinate dehydratase — protein MAGATVTVSGITFGQGRPKIIVPLVGKTEEEILAAASQAKVLDCDVIEWRIDFYEQVESPEKVADLSHKVRQAANKPVLVTFRTAKEGGVLPISDELYFEIYKAVLRDGQADLMDVELFMPEKEVAEIIALAHEKEVKVIMCNHDFDATPDKDEIVRRLILMEDRGADICKIAVMPQSNQDVLTLLTATAEMYAKATRPLITMSMGALGMVSRVSGEVFGSSATFGAAAKASAPGQVPVSELRNILSTLKLSNEE, from the coding sequence ATGGCAGGCGCAACTGTAACAGTTTCAGGTATTACATTTGGTCAAGGTAGACCAAAAATTATTGTTCCTTTGGTTGGAAAAACGGAGGAAGAAATTTTAGCAGCTGCCAGTCAGGCAAAGGTTTTGGACTGCGATGTCATCGAATGGCGGATTGATTTTTATGAGCAGGTGGAGAGTCCTGAAAAAGTTGCAGACCTTTCCCACAAGGTCAGACAGGCAGCGAATAAGCCAGTCTTGGTGACTTTCCGAACAGCCAAGGAAGGCGGTGTTTTGCCCATCTCTGATGAGCTGTATTTCGAGATTTACAAGGCAGTTTTAAGAGATGGTCAGGCTGATCTCATGGATGTGGAACTCTTCATGCCAGAAAAAGAAGTGGCAGAAATCATTGCCCTTGCCCATGAAAAAGAGGTAAAGGTTATCATGTGCAACCATGACTTTGATGCGACTCCAGATAAGGATGAGATTGTCCGCCGTTTGATCTTGATGGAAGATCGCGGGGCAGATATCTGTAAAATCGCAGTCATGCCTCAATCCAATCAGGATGTTTTGACTCTTTTGACTGCCACTGCTGAAATGTATGCCAAGGCAACTCGTCCGCTCATTACCATGTCTATGGGAGCTTTGGGAATGGTCAGCCGTGTCAGCGGTGAGGTCTTCGGTTCCTCAGCAACCTTTGGAGCGGCAGCCAAGGCATCTGCACCTGGGCAGGTTCCAGTTTCAGAATTGCGTAACATTCTATCCACATTGAAATTAAGCAACGAGGAGTAA
- a CDS encoding NADH-dependent flavin oxidoreductase gives MSKHLFESLTLKSGVELKNRILVSPMTTQSAYFDGKVPQELVDYYAHRSGEVGAVIVESAFIDNYGRGFYGAVGIDKDDKIPGLAKLAQAIQAKGSKAFIQIYHAGRMGFSNMNEGKNPVSASPVAALRPDAPVPTELTHHEILDMVDAYAEGVRRAIKAGFDGVELHGANTYLLQQFFSPHSNRRQDAWGGTIEKRAKFPIEVVKAAKKVIEEEGVKNFVLGYRFSPEELEVPGIQFEDTMYLLHQLAEFDLDYFHFSMGIYTRNSIVHADDPEMLISKYNALKTGKLAQTPIMGVGGIMQKEDAEGALEAGYDLVAVAKGFLVDPDWAGSIKVGKKVQPYADVKDRKALFIPEPLWDFMDESFFLVKDVAAEKAKEARLEELMSKPLEFKAGTYHVTAHGHNNELPMVVTFDDHKITAIEIDSADESEGLSDLVFERIPKQIIEFQTLNVDAVSGASSTSQGVIDGVSDAARLASGQDAVDVLKARQKPVIEKSTQVLEEEVDVVVVGGGAAGIAASLRADELGLKTMLVEKLSFIGGAISVSGGNQVVMGSKLQKAAGVTDDTVESMFDDFMVNGNGQNVRSLLTLLAENVGQATDWVNEYIGVQYDMETGLHVLAEYAKDRELAYAHGGHGFAASVRAKMAASNVQILLQTKAEELLTDGQGNVVGLVAVEENGTTHRISAKAVVLTTGGYGNNKEMLPDDLKDVLFYGTNSSMGEGVLMAQAPGVDAATRMMHLGKIYPNGLEVAPGKAKSTIDGNLRVLKENGLLLNGAGKRVVNERASNHDILEVLLQQEPKILYLLLDQKHFDSFREGIAEGGISSAEVEKWLQSNGRETPYLYHGDTLAQLADVAGIDAATLEETVARYNSFVANGKDEDFQRELRFLQVPVGEGPYYLIEQKPRFATTMGGLVVNDKLEVINTKDTVIKGLYAAGEVVGGVMGTDSPSGANNAWALTSGKLAAEQIAKD, from the coding sequence ATGTCCAAACATTTATTCGAATCATTGACCTTGAAATCAGGTGTCGAATTGAAAAACCGCATCCTGGTTTCCCCTATGACCACCCAGTCGGCCTACTTTGATGGGAAAGTTCCGCAGGAATTAGTGGATTATTATGCCCATCGTTCTGGTGAAGTTGGGGCTGTGATTGTGGAATCTGCCTTTATTGACAATTATGGCCGAGGCTTCTACGGGGCTGTTGGGATTGACAAAGACGACAAAATTCCAGGCCTGGCAAAACTAGCTCAAGCTATTCAAGCCAAGGGTTCAAAAGCCTTTATCCAAATTTACCATGCTGGTCGAATGGGCTTCTCCAATATGAACGAGGGGAAAAATCCAGTTTCTGCCTCCCCAGTGGCTGCTCTGCGTCCTGATGCACCTGTTCCAACAGAATTGACCCACCATGAGATTTTGGATATGGTTGATGCCTATGCGGAAGGGGTTCGCAGAGCCATCAAGGCAGGCTTTGATGGGGTGGAATTGCACGGGGCCAATACCTATCTCCTGCAACAATTTTTCTCTCCTCATTCAAACCGACGCCAGGATGCCTGGGGCGGAACCATTGAAAAACGAGCAAAATTCCCCATCGAAGTTGTCAAGGCTGCCAAAAAAGTTATCGAAGAAGAAGGGGTCAAAAATTTTGTCCTCGGCTATCGTTTCTCACCTGAGGAGCTGGAAGTTCCCGGTATCCAATTTGAGGATACCATGTACCTCCTCCATCAATTGGCAGAATTTGACTTGGATTATTTCCATTTCTCCATGGGGATTTACACCCGCAATTCCATTGTTCATGCGGATGACCCAGAGATGCTGATCAGCAAATACAATGCCCTCAAAACTGGAAAATTAGCTCAAACTCCGATTATGGGGGTTGGTGGCATTATGCAGAAAGAGGATGCTGAGGGAGCCTTGGAAGCAGGCTATGACCTAGTGGCTGTAGCCAAGGGCTTCTTGGTCGATCCAGACTGGGCCGGCTCCATTAAGGTCGGCAAAAAGGTTCAACCCTATGCAGATGTGAAGGATCGCAAGGCCCTCTTTATTCCAGAACCGCTCTGGGATTTCATGGACGAAAGCTTCTTCTTGGTCAAGGACGTCGCAGCAGAAAAAGCCAAGGAAGCTCGTCTGGAGGAGTTGATGAGCAAGCCACTTGAGTTTAAGGCTGGCACTTATCATGTTACAGCCCATGGCCACAACAATGAATTGCCAATGGTCGTAACCTTTGATGACCATAAGATTACTGCTATTGAAATTGACAGTGCAGACGAGTCAGAAGGTCTGTCAGACTTGGTATTTGAACGGATTCCAAAACAGATTATCGAATTCCAAACCCTCAATGTCGATGCCGTATCAGGCGCGTCATCAACCTCACAAGGGGTTATCGATGGGGTATCAGATGCAGCCCGTCTGGCAAGTGGTCAAGATGCGGTTGATGTCCTGAAAGCCCGTCAAAAACCAGTTATTGAAAAATCAACTCAGGTTCTGGAAGAAGAAGTGGATGTAGTGGTTGTCGGCGGTGGTGCTGCCGGTATCGCAGCCTCCCTGCGTGCGGATGAACTGGGTCTCAAGACCATGCTGGTTGAAAAACTCAGCTTTATCGGTGGAGCCATCTCTGTATCTGGTGGGAACCAGGTGGTGATGGGCTCCAAGCTTCAAAAAGCTGCCGGTGTGACGGATGATACAGTCGAATCCATGTTTGATGACTTCATGGTCAATGGTAATGGCCAGAATGTCCGCTCTCTCTTGACCCTTTTGGCTGAAAATGTTGGTCAGGCAACGGACTGGGTTAATGAATACATCGGTGTCCAATACGATATGGAAACGGGCCTCCATGTCCTGGCTGAATATGCCAAGGATCGGGAGTTGGCCTATGCCCACGGTGGACATGGCTTTGCAGCCTCTGTTCGGGCTAAGATGGCAGCTTCTAATGTTCAAATCCTCCTTCAAACTAAGGCAGAAGAACTCCTGACAGATGGTCAGGGTAATGTCGTAGGTCTGGTTGCTGTGGAAGAAAACGGCACTACTCATCGAATCTCAGCCAAGGCTGTTGTACTGACAACCGGTGGTTATGGAAATAACAAGGAAATGTTACCAGACGACCTCAAAGATGTTCTCTTCTACGGTACCAATTCTTCAATGGGTGAGGGTGTCCTCATGGCGCAAGCCCCTGGCGTGGATGCCGCGACTCGGATGATGCACCTCGGTAAGATCTATCCAAATGGATTGGAAGTCGCACCAGGAAAAGCCAAATCAACCATTGACGGAAACTTGCGTGTCCTCAAAGAAAATGGCCTCCTTCTCAATGGGGCAGGAAAACGTGTGGTCAACGAACGGGCCTCCAACCATGATATCTTGGAAGTTCTCCTGCAGCAAGAGCCTAAGATTCTCTATCTCTTGCTTGACCAAAAACACTTTGACAGCTTCCGAGAAGGCATCGCAGAAGGCGGAATCTCCTCTGCAGAAGTTGAAAAATGGCTGCAGAGCAATGGCCGTGAAACGCCATACCTCTACCATGGAGATACGCTGGCTCAACTGGCAGATGTTGCAGGTATTGATGCAGCTACGCTTGAAGAGACCGTTGCTCGCTACAATAGCTTCGTAGCAAATGGCAAGGACGAAGATTTCCAACGTGAACTCCGTTTCCTTCAAGTCCCTGTTGGAGAAGGACCATACTATCTGATTGAGCAAAAACCACGGTTTGCAACGACCATGGGAGGTTTGGTTGTCAATGACAAACTAGAAGTCATCAATACCAAGGACACTGTCATCAAGGGCCTCTATGCCGCTGGTGAAGTTGTCGGCGGGGTAATGGGGACAGACTCACCATCCGGTGCCAATAATGCTTGGGCCCTGACTTCTGGTAAATTGGCTGCCGAACAAATTGCCAAAGACTAA